Proteins encoded within one genomic window of Halocatena marina:
- a CDS encoding Gfo/Idh/MocA family protein, translating to MSEDFRIAIAGIGAVAEMHALSIADIEHATLVGGSCRTEAKGRAFAETYDCEWYSETEPMLEATEPDVLIVCTPSGAHLEPTITAADHGVDVLCEKPLEITTDRIDEMVATADAAGITLGGVFQQRFTDLLGKVHEAAVDSRFGQLSVANAYVPWWRDDEYYDGAWQGTQKLDGGGALMNQSIHGIDAIQWLVGATMDLAPDENPVDEVIAYTARRSHDDEIVEVEDTAVAILRYRNGALGQLLGATSMYPGSLRRIQLAGRDGTAEVLENELVTWQFRDEYPADDDVRVEFGDTGDASGGAADPMDIDYSTHRRNIEAFLSALSDGEPYPLDASEARKAVAIIEAIYKSAKTGQPVRLS from the coding sequence ATGAGCGAAGACTTCCGCATCGCTATCGCCGGCATCGGTGCCGTCGCCGAGATGCACGCGTTATCCATCGCCGATATTGAGCACGCAACACTCGTTGGGGGTTCGTGCCGGACCGAAGCAAAGGGTCGAGCGTTCGCTGAGACGTACGACTGTGAGTGGTACTCCGAAACCGAGCCGATGCTCGAAGCGACAGAGCCAGATGTTCTCATAGTTTGCACGCCGAGCGGCGCACATCTCGAACCGACGATCACAGCGGCCGATCACGGCGTTGATGTTCTCTGTGAGAAACCACTCGAAATCACGACCGACCGCATCGATGAGATGGTCGCCACAGCAGATGCAGCAGGCATCACGCTCGGCGGCGTGTTCCAGCAACGGTTCACTGATTTGCTCGGGAAAGTCCACGAGGCAGCCGTTGACTCCCGCTTTGGCCAGCTCTCGGTAGCGAATGCGTACGTTCCCTGGTGGCGCGACGACGAGTACTACGACGGGGCGTGGCAAGGGACCCAGAAGCTTGACGGCGGCGGTGCGCTGATGAACCAGTCAATACACGGTATTGATGCAATCCAGTGGCTCGTTGGTGCCACGATGGATCTCGCGCCAGATGAAAACCCAGTTGACGAAGTCATCGCGTATACAGCCCGTCGGAGTCACGACGACGAGATCGTGGAAGTCGAAGACACAGCAGTTGCCATCCTACGGTATCGAAACGGTGCGCTCGGCCAACTTTTAGGCGCGACGTCGATGTATCCGGGGTCTCTTCGGCGGATCCAACTGGCTGGGCGGGATGGGACCGCCGAAGTCCTCGAAAACGAACTCGTCACCTGGCAGTTCCGTGATGAATACCCCGCGGATGATGACGTGCGTGTCGAGTTCGGTGACACGGGGGATGCGAGTGGCGGCGCGGCTGACCCGATGGACATCGACTACTCGACCCACCGCCGAAACATCGAGGCATTTCTCTCGGCACTGTCGGATGGCGAACCGTACCCGCTTGATGCCAGCGAAGCGCGCAAGGCTGTCGCAATCATCGAAGCGATTTACAAATCGGCAAAAACAGGGCAACCGGTCCGGCTTTCCTGA
- a CDS encoding sugar phosphate isomerase/epimerase: MAKTAINLYSVRELDEPLLEILDRVADAGYDGVQFSGGLEEVDPTEIVAALDETGLEPTGAHVDIGELEEDLGEAYELYDETLGCASAVVPYLDESHFDSEAAVERTAERIAALSADASEFNWPIHYHNHAHEFVDFGDETAFERFAELAPRVGIELDVGWALVGGSDPVELLSRYGDRINMVHMKDMDAEMEEFREIGDGDVDMQACADAADEADVEWLIYEHDEPEDPRASIETGAAFLDSL; encoded by the coding sequence ATGGCAAAGACAGCCATCAACCTATACAGCGTGCGCGAATTGGATGAACCGTTACTCGAAATCCTCGACCGAGTAGCTGATGCGGGCTACGATGGAGTGCAGTTTTCTGGCGGTCTGGAGGAGGTAGATCCCACAGAGATTGTTGCAGCGCTGGATGAAACGGGACTCGAACCAACCGGTGCGCACGTCGACATCGGGGAGCTTGAGGAGGATCTTGGCGAGGCGTACGAACTCTATGACGAGACGCTCGGCTGTGCGTCGGCAGTCGTCCCATATCTCGACGAGAGTCACTTTGACTCCGAGGCTGCCGTCGAGCGAACTGCCGAAAGAATCGCAGCACTCTCGGCTGATGCAAGCGAATTCAACTGGCCGATCCACTACCACAATCACGCACACGAATTCGTGGATTTCGGTGACGAAACTGCATTCGAACGGTTCGCCGAACTCGCGCCTCGGGTGGGTATCGAACTCGATGTCGGTTGGGCACTCGTCGGCGGATCAGATCCTGTTGAACTACTATCGCGGTACGGTGACCGAATCAACATGGTCCACATGAAGGACATGGATGCCGAGATGGAGGAATTTCGCGAAATCGGCGACGGAGACGTTGATATGCAGGCCTGTGCCGACGCAGCGGACGAAGCAGACGTTGAGTGGCTCATCTACGAACACGACGAACCGGAAGACCCGAGAGCCTCTATCGAGACTGGTGCTGCGTTTCTCGATTCGCTCTGA
- a CDS encoding S8 family peptidase, whose product MWENTSSVTRRRLLRTIGGAATLSGISGLASAKPDDVIEVNIGYDHDAGRQAALTAADQTVREFSFDAATMRVPKRALKGLQQRSDVRYIEANGQMHALAQSKPWGIDRVDADLAHSAGHTGSGADIAIIDTGIDASHPDLQDNLGSGHAVTSCLFGCDYDWGDDNGHGTHCAGIANAVNNSEGVVGVSTNATLHAVKVLNFFGSGSHSDIAAGIEYVADQGWDVASLSLGGSQSSAVADAVEYAYNRGVLVVAAAGNSGPCTDCVGYPAAEPNAIAVSATNDNDGLAEFSSTGPEVEIAAPGADIYSTYNGDSYDTLSGTSMACPHVAGAGGLLMSEGYTNTEARQQLQDAAEDIGLSSNEQGSGLLDAAAALGLNS is encoded by the coding sequence ATGTGGGAAAATACCAGCTCAGTAACTAGACGTAGATTACTTCGGACAATCGGTGGAGCCGCGACTCTCAGCGGTATTAGTGGGCTTGCCTCAGCAAAGCCAGACGACGTGATAGAAGTCAACATTGGCTATGATCACGATGCTGGACGACAGGCAGCACTCACGGCAGCAGATCAGACCGTTCGAGAGTTTTCGTTCGATGCAGCCACGATGCGGGTACCAAAACGGGCGCTGAAGGGATTGCAGCAGCGTTCTGATGTTCGGTATATCGAAGCGAACGGTCAGATGCACGCGCTTGCCCAATCCAAGCCGTGGGGCATCGACCGCGTTGATGCCGATCTTGCACACAGTGCAGGTCACACTGGTTCCGGAGCCGATATCGCTATCATAGACACGGGGATCGACGCCAGCCATCCAGATCTTCAGGACAATCTCGGATCAGGACACGCAGTCACGAGCTGCCTGTTCGGGTGTGACTACGACTGGGGTGACGACAACGGACACGGTACTCACTGTGCGGGGATTGCCAACGCGGTGAACAACTCCGAGGGTGTCGTTGGCGTAAGTACGAACGCGACCCTCCACGCTGTCAAGGTGCTCAACTTTTTCGGAAGTGGATCGCACTCGGACATCGCTGCTGGTATCGAATACGTCGCCGATCAGGGATGGGATGTTGCTAGTCTCAGTCTCGGTGGCAGCCAGTCGTCCGCAGTAGCAGACGCCGTCGAATACGCCTACAATCGAGGCGTTCTCGTTGTCGCTGCTGCCGGTAACAGTGGTCCGTGTACCGACTGTGTGGGCTACCCAGCAGCCGAGCCGAACGCTATCGCAGTGAGCGCAACGAACGACAACGACGGACTTGCGGAATTCTCATCGACAGGTCCCGAAGTAGAGATCGCCGCACCCGGTGCAGACATCTATTCGACGTATAACGGCGACAGTTACGACACTCTCAGTGGAACTTCGATGGCGTGTCCACACGTGGCAGGAGCCGGTGGGCTGCTCATGAGTGAAGGCTACACGAACACCGAGGCTCGTCAACAACTACAAGACGCGGCCGAAGATATCGGACTGTCAAGCAACGAGCAGGGATCAGGTCTTCTTGATGCCGCGGCGGCACTCGGACTGAACTCCTGA
- a CDS encoding metal-dependent hydrolase: MRIAMYRNGHVGIVLLFLSPFLYTFLRAGRPFLALLSLGVLVIEPLPNRDQRFDGFRNRGTSHTFLTAALVGWLCAGGGWVLGTYVTAPIADWLSTTGINAFTWIVVRFSALDAPTLSAVGWCVGSSGIVLHLLGDIITGPGVQPLLPFSKRRVSFVGLHPDSRLANGLLFGLGAGAILLVALLATPLGSVLQTGLTLLSDIPTP, encoded by the coding sequence ATGCGTATAGCCATGTATCGCAACGGCCACGTTGGGATTGTCTTGCTCTTCCTGTCTCCGTTTCTGTACACATTTCTCCGGGCCGGACGACCGTTCTTGGCGCTGCTCTCGTTGGGTGTGCTGGTGATTGAACCGCTGCCGAACCGCGATCAACGGTTCGATGGCTTCCGGAATCGGGGAACGAGTCATACATTCCTCACGGCAGCACTCGTTGGTTGGCTGTGTGCCGGAGGAGGCTGGGTGCTTGGCACGTATGTGACCGCTCCAATCGCAGACTGGCTCTCTACGACTGGTATCAACGCGTTCACGTGGATCGTTGTCCGTTTTTCGGCACTCGATGCACCGACACTCTCGGCTGTTGGTTGGTGTGTCGGGAGCAGTGGGATCGTGCTACACCTACTCGGAGACATTATTACAGGCCCCGGGGTTCAGCCACTGTTGCCGTTCTCGAAGCGACGGGTATCATTTGTCGGGCTGCACCCCGATAGCAGACTTGCCAACGGACTCCTGTTCGGACTCGGTGCAGGTGCGATCTTGCTGGTCGCGTTGTTGGCGACACCGCTTGGGTCTGTGCTTCAAACAGGACTGACGCTTCTCTCTGACATTCCGACCCCGTAG